The sequence below is a genomic window from Agrobacterium tumefaciens.
GGGGCGCGACGGTTGTGATACCTTCAACGGTCAATGTTTCCTTTGGAGCGGGAAGGTTCAAAAGTGCCGTCTTGTCGTCGAGAACAGCCAGCGTTTCTTTCAGGCGCGCATGACTGCGCCTAGCCGAGACCATTCCCTTCCACTGCGCGATTGCTTGATCGACCGGTGCAAGTGCGCGTGCGGTCACTATCGAAGATGCGATGATCGAACCAGCCGACAATTCACCTTTGATTGTGAGATATGCGCCAAGCCCGAGAATTGCGGATTGCAGCATCATTCTCAGTACCTTCGACAGGCCTGAGAATGTCCCGGAGATATCGGATGTCTTGGTTTGCGTATCCAGATGACGCCGATTGGCGCGCTCAAAACGGCTGACGGCCCGATCAGCGATGCCCATTGAGTGCATGATATCGCTGTTTCGCGCATTGGAATCTATCACTGCATTTCGCAGGACCGTCGACTTCAGCATCTCTTTGGCGTGACGACGTGTCAGAAGTTCCGTGCACAGCGTCAAAAGACCGAGGACCACGGCTCCCCCAGCTGTCAGCATGCCGAGCATCGGGTGAAGAAGCCAAACGAATACGAGGTAGATTGGCATCCAGGGCAGATCGAACAGCGCAATTAGTCCGGGGCTCGCTAGAAAGCCGCGGATCGTATCGACGTCCCGCCCACGCTCTGTCGCTTCAGCCGTGGAGTAACCATAGCGCGGCATGTCAATGACGACTTTGTGGGCGAGTGGGGCCAGTTGAGTATCCAGTCTTGCCCCAAGCCTCACCAAGATCTGTGACCGAAGAATATCAAAGAGACCCTGGAAAAGATAAAGGCCAATTGCTAGGCCAGACAATGCAACAAGCGTCGACACGCTTCCGCTGGTCAACGCACGGTCATAGATCTGGAGCATGTAAAAGGCGCCGGTCAGGGCCAGAATATTGATGATGCCGGACAGGCCGAAGACAAACATCATCAAGCCACCTAAGCCATTTATTTGGTTTTCTTTTTTGTTGCAGGTGCCACTCATCTGAAATTCCCCCTGGAAACTTTGCCGACATTCGGCGTTAAGTTCGCGGCATGTCGTGGAGTGATTTGATTGACCCAAGACATCCCATTTCAGTTGCAACGCCGGTGCCAGTCCTCACCGGCGTTGGGAATTCGCAGTGAACGGGGGATGTCCCCCGTTCGCTCTCGGTTGGTCAGGAAACTCCTGTGAAATCGTTGTTGGTCAGATGGTGCTTTCCGGAAACCGCCAGTTCAAAGTCGGCGTTCCCATCTGCATCGGTGTGACCACGAATGACCGTAAAGTCCTCGCCGTCACGAACTTCGTGCGTAATCGCAATGCCTCCGGTCGCAGTCAGCGAGGCTGGACTGTTGATTGTGAAGGTCTGCTTACCCGCAACACCTGTGTTGGCGTCGATTGCTGAGAAGTCGATCTTGTCGCCAGGCTGGAAGCCGTAAATGCTGTCGCCATTGGCTGCACTCGTCGTTGTGAAGCGGAAGGTGTCGTTGCCAAGACCGCCATCCATCACGTTCGCAGCATTCGATGCAGTGATCACGTCATGACCAGAGCCACCCACGAAGTTCTCGAAGCCGTAGAACGTATCGTTACCTGTCGTGGCGCTGACGGCAGT
It includes:
- a CDS encoding type I secretion system permease/ATPase, producing the protein MSGTCNKKENQINGLGGLMMFVFGLSGIINILALTGAFYMLQIYDRALTSGSVSTLVALSGLAIGLYLFQGLFDILRSQILVRLGARLDTQLAPLAHKVVIDMPRYGYSTAEATERGRDVDTIRGFLASPGLIALFDLPWMPIYLVFVWLLHPMLGMLTAGGAVVLGLLTLCTELLTRRHAKEMLKSTVLRNAVIDSNARNSDIMHSMGIADRAVSRFERANRRHLDTQTKTSDISGTFSGLSKVLRMMLQSAILGLGAYLTIKGELSAGSIIASSIVTARALAPVDQAIAQWKGMVSARRSHARLKETLAVLDDKTALLNLPAPKETLTVEGITTVAPHSGAVLLSDVSFELKAGQALALIGPSGGGKTTLARSILGIWPTLRGSVRIDGADLKQWPSSFFSEHVGYLPQDVCLMDGTIAENISRFAETPEARTILQAARAAGIHDMIVRLPNGYQTELGPNGMSLSAGQRQRIGLARALYGSPFLVVLDEPNSNLDAEGEEALMKAIAAVRCRGGIVVVVAHRPSALQSADMVGVVQNGKLVAFGPKDEVVKGPQPQLLRSEHTRVQASSGNTPAE